In Heyndrickxia vini, the sequence AGTGAAATAAAAAAGAGAGTTAAAGATGTACTAGGGAAAGTTCGTTTAGAAAAATATAGTGATCGTCAAGTGAGTCAATTAAGTGGAGGACAGCAGCAACGTGTCGCACTGGCAAGGGCATTAGTAATTGAACCCGAAATTCTCCTATTGGATGAACCATTAAGTAATTTGGATGCAAAATTACGGGATGAAATGAGAACAGAAATTTTACGCTTACAAAGTGATTATCATATTACGACCATTTATGTTACACATGATCAGGCAGAAGCTTTATCCATGAGTGATCGAATAGCCGTCTTTAATTTTGGTGTTTGTCATCAAGTAGGGACTCCTTTAGAAATATATAACGAACCAGCTAATGATTTTGTTGCTAGCTTCATAGGGGAAATCAACTTTATCCCAATGAAAATAGAAAATACGGGTGAGAAAACGATTGAAATCAGCATCCTTGATGGGACAAAAAAATTACATGTTAATCATACTTCATTTAATTATCGAAAACCAAACGACAACGAGGATGTCATTCTTTCAATTAGACCCGAGTCTATTAAACTATCATCACAGCGTATGGAGGGTATGAATACACTAGAAGGAAAGATTGAACTGATTCAATTTTTCGGTTCGATGATAGAGGTTCTAGTTAATGTAAATGGTTTGATGCTGCGAGTAAATATGTTAAATTCAAATAATTTTTCGAATCTCCAAAATAGAACAAATGTTTGGCTCAATCTTCCGGAGGATCGTATCCGTATTATTCCAAAGATAAGCGGTGAAATGAAATGATAAAAAATAGGAATAATCGTCTAACGATTTTATTATTAATTCCAATCTTGCTGATTTTAATTGCTTATGTGTTATATCCGTCGATTAAGACTTTAATAGAAAGTTTGTATCAAGAGGGAACCTTTACATTTGCGAATTACTCTGACTTTTTTGTTCAAGAATCAAAAACGAATTTAGAAGCACTGTGGAATTCCCTTTATATTTCCTTATTAAGTGTTTTTGTTAGTGCGTTAATAGGGATTCCGTTAGCAATCATTTTTAATCGATATGACTTTCCGGGCAGGGGGTTCTTTTCGACTGCAGCCATCATGCCAATGGTATTACCTTCATTGGTAGGTGTCATGGCGTTTATGTTTTTGTATGGTGAAACAGGTTTAATTCCCAATGGTATTAAGGACTTGTTTGGCCTAGAGAAAGTTCCTTTTAAACTTGGCGGAGTATCGGGGATTTTGATTGTACATGCATATACGATGTACGTGTATTTTTATATGACCGTATCATCCGCTATTAATAAGATTGATCCAAGTTTAGAGGAGGCCGCTTATAACTTAGGAGCGAGTAAATTTAAAGTCTTTTGGAAAGTTACTTTTCCATTATTAACACCAGCCATCGTCGCCGCTTCACTTCTTGTATTTATGATATCAATGGCCTCATTTAGTGCCCCGTTTTTGCTTGCTGGAGGCTATCGCGTGTTGAGCTTACAAATCTATTTTTCCAAAATTAATGGAGATATGGAAATTGCAGCTACTCAATCGGTCATATTATCAGTTGTATCAATTAGTTTCTTAATCTTTATGAGATGGTACCAGAATCGTAAAGATTATCGGATGGCGACAAAGGGGATAGGTGCGCACCGAAGTGAAGTGAAAAATCCATTTGTTAAATGGACCCTTGTTGTATGTGGAGTCATTGCAGTTATTATATTATTGCTTCCACATTTGACTATTTTATTACTTTCCCTTGTTCCAGATGGTACATGGACATGGCAAACATATCCATCTGTATTTAACATTGAAAATTATCGTCTCTTGTTAGACGATCCAAATATATGGAAGCCAATCAAAAATAGTTTACTGCTTGCTATTCTTGCAACTGCCGGAAATTTAGTGTTTGGGGTTTTAGCTTCTTATCTATTAGTCAAACGAAAATTTGTAGGGAAGAGCCTTGTAGATATTCTAGTTATGATTCCATGGGCACTGCCAGCCACCGTTATTGGGATGAATTTAATCTTTGCTTTTAACGAACCAAATGTTTTTTCTTTCGGAAATATTTTAGTTGGGACCTTTTGGATTCTTCCATTAGCTTATTTTGTACGGCATATTCCATTGGTCGTCCGTTCCACAAACGCAGTATTAGAGCAGCTCGATGATTCATTAGAGGAAGCGTCCCGAAATTTAGGAGCTAAATGGTTTTATACGTTTAGAAAGGTCATTTTGCCGATTATTATGCCCGGAGTATTGTCTGGGACATTACTCGCATTCGTAGAATCGGTAGGGGAATTCCCAACATCGGTACTCTTGTACACACTATCGAATCGACCAATTTCAATTGAGATCATGAATCAATTGCGAATGTTTAACATGGGGCAAGCAGCGGCATATGGAATGTTTCAAATCATCCTTATCGCACTTGTACTCTTTATCTCCAATAAGTTTTTCGGAGTGAAAGCTGAGCAATCGTTGTAAAATAAGTGAACTGCTTTGACTGACGTCATGTTGATTGAAACGAAAAATCAACATGACAGAAATAACAACAACGTCTACTAAATTGGAGTGTTAATATGAATAATTTAGAAGAATTTATTAAAGAGGAAGGTACAGTTTTTCCTGGGAAAACCTATGTTGAAGAACTATTAAAGCCTGTTTTTAATGATCAAAAGGATTACTTATTTCATGTAATGTTTGATATTCATCGTGCTCACGTAATTATGTTGGCTGAAAAAAGCATTATTAGTGAAGAAGAAGCGAAAGTGATGCTAGAGGGAATCAATAAAGTGGCAGAAACGGATATTGATTCTTTACGTTATCAACCACAATTCGAAGATTTATTTTTTATGATGGAGGCTAAAATCGGGGATGAGATTGGCGATGAATTAGCAGGGAAGATTCATATTGCCCGCAGTCGGAATGACATGGGTGTTGCCATGTATCGCCTAGTATTGCGAGAGCATCTTCTCACGACGCTTAGAAATGCCTATCAATTAAGTGAAGCGATACTCGATCAATCGAAAAAGCATAAAGAGACCTATATGACTGGCTATACACATACACAACCGGCCCAACCTACTACACTCGGTCATTATTTATTGGCGATCTATGATGTGTTACAAAGAGATATTAAACGCTTATGGTCAGCTTATGAAACGGTGAATCAATCGCCGCTTGGTGCAGCTGCCTTAACTACTACGGGATTCCCAATTTGCCGTGATCGTACATGCGATTTATTAGGGTTTGATCGGGTGATCGAAAACTCTTACGATTCAATCGGTGGTGCCGATTATTTATTGGAAACCTCCACTGCTGTGATGACATTAATGGTCAATACTGGAAGATGGATTCAAGACTTTTTGCAGCATGTTACAAGAGAATTTAGCTCGTTTCTTGTCGCCGATCCATATGTACAAATAAGCAGTATTATGCCTCAGAAGAGAAATCCGGTTTCCATCGAGCATTCACGTTCAATCGCAAGTAGTGCCTATGGGGATGCACTCGCTGCCATGAATATGATTCATAATACACCTTTTGGTGATATTGTTGATACAGAGGATGATCTGCAACCCCATTTATATCGTGCCTTCAATAATGCAAACCGTGTATTGAAACTTATGTATGCGGTTATTAGCACAATGAAGGTAAATAAAGAACATATGACAAAGATGGCCAGAAAATCTAGTATTACCATTACGGAATTAGCAGATACATTAGCACGTGATTTCGATATACCATTCAGAAAAGCCCATTCCATCGCCAGTCATATTTCGAAAATCACAGTTAAAGAGAAAAAGGAACTCTACAATTGGGATAGTAAAGAAATTAATCAAATTATCAAGGAATATATCGATGTAGTTTTAACTGAAGAAGAATGGAAGAAAATCATTTCACCGGAATATTTTGTGGAAATAAGAAAAATCCAGGGTGGCCCTAGCCCGGATGAGGTTACAAGAATGATTTCTGACAGAGAAGAATTACTTTTAAACAAAGTAAAAGAATATGAGAAAATTAGTATTCGACTGAATGAAAAGCATAAGGAACTTGTTGAATATAGGTTATAAATCGAAGGTTACATTTCTGATTGTGGAAATCTATATTAATAGTTAAGGAAATACAAGAAGACCCACAGGAACGTTACAAACGAAGAGTGGGTCTTTTTTATATATTTGGAAAAGAAGGTTATTATACAAACGGTCAATGAAACCTAAGATATGCTACTCTATCTCTCTAATAACCTCAGACAAGCGCATATCTGCCATTGACTGAAGACGTAAATGATGATTTTCAAAGACTAGATGTTCCGTCACGGGATTTGGTACGATGACACATTTTAAGCCTGCAGCTAGTGCTGCCTGCAGTCCATTGAGTGAATCCTCAAAGGCAATGGCTTCAGTAGGCTTTATATTTAAGGAATGTACTGCTTTTAAGTAAAGATCCGGTGCCGGCTTTACTTTATCGACATCATCCTTTGTAATTAGGAGGTCAAAATAGTGCAGTAGGTTTAATTGGGATAAATAATTCGTCACCCACTTTTTGGATGAACTAGTTGCTAATGAAATTTTATATCCCGATTTCTTCGCATCTTCTAAATATTCCTTTACACCTGCGCGTGCCACGGGTGCCGTCATTTTTTTCTCATAATAGGTTTTGGCTGCATCTTCAATTTCTTGAACATTGCAATCATCTCCAAGTTGCGCCCTGAAATAGGCGTATAATGCTGTATCATCTGAACCGATACATTGAGAAAACTGTTCTAACGGTAAGTCACATTTATACGATTTCATTGTTTCCTTATAAGACTCATACCAAATGGTCTCGGTGTCTAAAATCAATCCATCAAAATCGAAAATTATTGCTTTTATCAATTTTTCCCCTCCCTTACTAGTTCATTCTAACATATTCCTATTCATACATAGTCTAAGAAAATATCTGATTGTTGCCATGAGTCTTTTTTTTAAATCTATTCGTTAATGTTAACTAAAGTATAGAAGGGACAATGGTCCGCTTTTCTTGTCTTTAACTATTTCCAACTACCCATTAAATGAAATAAAAGCAAGGAAATCGTCCCTTTCCCTCTTAGTCACTTATTACCAATTTCATCAAATTGTATTGACCTTCGTAATGGAAGCGCTTTAGAATGTGGGTATATAATTGGTTTCATGTTACTGGGCGGGACTAGGCATGGAAAACAAACTTGGGGGAATCCCAATTGTTTTCCATGCCTTTTAATTTGCTTTACAACAAACCAATTATGGAAAATAAAATTGCGAAGAAGGAAGGGAAGATTTTTGAAATTAAGACATTGGATCAAGCTCACTATTATTTTCACTTTGATTTTTAGCACTGTGATTAGTTTTAAAACACCAACGACCTCCGCAAAAGAAAAGTATCCATTAGAGTATGAAATATACCCAGTACCGCACAAAGTTTCCTATCACAAAGGAGAGACGAAATTAAACAAACCGATCCGCGTGATATACGATGATACGATTGATTCTGTAACAAGAAAAAAGGTAAAAACTATATTAAAACAAAATGGCTATCCAACCCCGACAGTAGGGAAGAAACCAGCTGCCGATAAAATCAATCTATTGATTGGGACGAAGGGTTCAAACGGTCCCGTTGATCAATATGCCTCCAAGCATCTGAAAGGAAAGGGAGTTGATTTTTCTAAAATTGATGCGTACCAACTAGAAATTCAAAATAATGCGATTACAATTTTAGGAAAAGACACAGATGCAAGCTTTTATGGTGTTGTAACCCTGGATGCTATCTTAAGCCAATTAAAAAACAAAAAAGTACGAAACTTATCGATTCAGGATTTTGCAAATACAAAAATTAGAGGTTTCATTGAAGGATATTACGGAATCCCTTGGAGAAACGAGGACCGAATGTCATTAATGAGATTTGGCGGCAAATATAAAATGACTTCCTATATTTTTGCTCCAAAAGATGATCCCTACCATAGAGAAAAATGGGATGAATTATATCCAAAGGAAAAATTAGATGAAATTAAAGAAATGGCACAAGTCGGAAATGAAAGTAAGACACGTTTCGTGTGGACGATTTCCCCATTAGGTGAAGTTGCTAAAATTGCCCAATCCGGTGGAGACCCGATGTTGAAACTAGAAGAAAATACGAAAAAAATGCTGGAAAAGTTCGATCAATTATATGATGTAGGGGTTCGGCAATTCGGTGTTTTAGGCGATGATGTCGGAAGTCTGCCAACAGATTATGTTGTCTCCCTAATGAATTCCGTACATGATTGGGCAAAAGCAAAAGGGGATGTCTATGATATCTTGTATTGTCCGGCTAGCTATAATTCCAGCTGGGCATGGAATCCTTCTGAGTTGAATGCCTATGAAAAAGGATTTCCTAAAGATATTCAAATCTTCTGGACTGGGTCAACGACATGTGCACCAATCGAGCAATCTACCATCGATACGTTTAAAAATAAAAGCAATAATGGTGTCGAAAGAAGAGACCCCTTATTCTGGCTAAATTGGCCGGTCAATGATGTAGATATGTCGCGCGTATTTTTAGGAAAAG encodes:
- a CDS encoding ABC transporter permease; this translates as MIKNRNNRLTILLLIPILLILIAYVLYPSIKTLIESLYQEGTFTFANYSDFFVQESKTNLEALWNSLYISLLSVFVSALIGIPLAIIFNRYDFPGRGFFSTAAIMPMVLPSLVGVMAFMFLYGETGLIPNGIKDLFGLEKVPFKLGGVSGILIVHAYTMYVYFYMTVSSAINKIDPSLEEAAYNLGASKFKVFWKVTFPLLTPAIVAASLLVFMISMASFSAPFLLAGGYRVLSLQIYFSKINGDMEIAATQSVILSVVSISFLIFMRWYQNRKDYRMATKGIGAHRSEVKNPFVKWTLVVCGVIAVIILLLPHLTILLLSLVPDGTWTWQTYPSVFNIENYRLLLDDPNIWKPIKNSLLLAILATAGNLVFGVLASYLLVKRKFVGKSLVDILVMIPWALPATVIGMNLIFAFNEPNVFSFGNILVGTFWILPLAYFVRHIPLVVRSTNAVLEQLDDSLEEASRNLGAKWFYTFRKVILPIIMPGVLSGTLLAFVESVGEFPTSVLLYTLSNRPISIEIMNQLRMFNMGQAAAYGMFQIILIALVLFISNKFFGVKAEQSL
- the argH gene encoding argininosuccinate lyase — protein: MNNLEEFIKEEGTVFPGKTYVEELLKPVFNDQKDYLFHVMFDIHRAHVIMLAEKSIISEEEAKVMLEGINKVAETDIDSLRYQPQFEDLFFMMEAKIGDEIGDELAGKIHIARSRNDMGVAMYRLVLREHLLTTLRNAYQLSEAILDQSKKHKETYMTGYTHTQPAQPTTLGHYLLAIYDVLQRDIKRLWSAYETVNQSPLGAAALTTTGFPICRDRTCDLLGFDRVIENSYDSIGGADYLLETSTAVMTLMVNTGRWIQDFLQHVTREFSSFLVADPYVQISSIMPQKRNPVSIEHSRSIASSAYGDALAAMNMIHNTPFGDIVDTEDDLQPHLYRAFNNANRVLKLMYAVISTMKVNKEHMTKMARKSSITITELADTLARDFDIPFRKAHSIASHISKITVKEKKELYNWDSKEINQIIKEYIDVVLTEEEWKKIISPEYFVEIRKIQGGPSPDEVTRMISDREELLLNKVKEYEKISIRLNEKHKELVEYRL
- a CDS encoding beta-N-acetylglucosaminidase domain-containing protein; its protein translation is MKLRHWIKLTIIFTLIFSTVISFKTPTTSAKEKYPLEYEIYPVPHKVSYHKGETKLNKPIRVIYDDTIDSVTRKKVKTILKQNGYPTPTVGKKPAADKINLLIGTKGSNGPVDQYASKHLKGKGVDFSKIDAYQLEIQNNAITILGKDTDASFYGVVTLDAILSQLKNKKVRNLSIQDFANTKIRGFIEGYYGIPWRNEDRMSLMRFGGKYKMTSYIFAPKDDPYHREKWDELYPKEKLDEIKEMAQVGNESKTRFVWTISPLGEVAKIAQSGGDPMLKLEENTKKMLEKFDQLYDVGVRQFGVLGDDVGSLPTDYVVSLMNSVHDWAKAKGDVYDILYCPASYNSSWAWNPSELNAYEKGFPKDIQIFWTGSTTCAPIEQSTIDTFKNKSNNGVERRDPLFWLNWPVNDVDMSRVFLGKGEMLQPGIKNLAGAVTNPMQEAEASKIALFAIADYSWNTKDFNAQKSWDDSFNYIEPDATKQLHTLAKHMSDANPNGLTLSESEDIKGLLETITSKLNNGKSLKKVAPETINELKKIADAADGFLAKTKNKKLKTELAPFVKALRDMVLADIEFIRTELAIEAGNKSKTYQHFSKAAILRKQSLNYDRPTLEGTLKTKPAKKRLQPFTDQLENKISSKVAKMLDIH
- a CDS encoding HAD family hydrolase, with the translated sequence MKAIIFDFDGLILDTETIWYESYKETMKSYKCDLPLEQFSQCIGSDDTALYAYFRAQLGDDCNVQEIEDAAKTYYEKKMTAPVARAGVKEYLEDAKKSGYKISLATSSSKKWVTNYLSQLNLLHYFDLLITKDDVDKVKPAPDLYLKAVHSLNIKPTEAIAFEDSLNGLQAALAAGLKCVIVPNPVTEHLVFENHHLRLQSMADMRLSEVIREIE
- a CDS encoding ABC transporter ATP-binding protein; the encoded protein is MASINLENVQKAFGKVVAVDQLNLEIKEGEFFTFLGPSGCGKTTTLRMIAGFYYPSKGVVRFGEKDMTRVPPEKRNTGMVFQNYALFPHMTVFENVAFGLKVRKVASSEIKKRVKDVLGKVRLEKYSDRQVSQLSGGQQQRVALARALVIEPEILLLDEPLSNLDAKLRDEMRTEILRLQSDYHITTIYVTHDQAEALSMSDRIAVFNFGVCHQVGTPLEIYNEPANDFVASFIGEINFIPMKIENTGEKTIEISILDGTKKLHVNHTSFNYRKPNDNEDVILSIRPESIKLSSQRMEGMNTLEGKIELIQFFGSMIEVLVNVNGLMLRVNMLNSNNFSNLQNRTNVWLNLPEDRIRIIPKISGEMK